AGTGGCTTGAGCACGGCGGCATTTAGCTCGTCCAAGAAGGCACGAATTTCCGCTTTATTGCTGCTGACCAAAGTACGCGGCACTACAGACTTGAACTGCAGCGCGTACATCTTTTCGTTGGCGTGGCGCAGTCCTTCGGGCGAATTGACCACACGAGTCTTTTGCGGGTCGACCAAATCCAGCAGATAGGTGGCGTAGAGATAGGCGGTCGTCACCGGCGGATCTTTGCGCATGAACACGGCATCAAAGTCATGCAGCGATCGCCGTTCTGATTCTCCTGCCGTATACCAAGGGCTAGCCACCTGCCAGCGATCGCCCAGCCACTGCACCGGCTCGATTTTGAGCGGTCGCAGCAATCCCAGCGGATCGCCCACATGCACAGACAGGTCCGAAATTTCGCCGAACCAGACCTCGTGGCCGCGCAGCTGCGCCGCTTCCATCAACGCGACCGTACTGTCGTGGGTGGGATCGAGTGCCGCGATCGGGTCAATTAAAAATGCCAGTTTCACGCGGTTAGACCCAGTAAGGGATCAAGGCCACCTTGGCGATCGAGGGCATGCAGATCATCGCAACCGCCGATGTGCTGGTCATCGATGAAAATTTGCGGCAGGCTGCGGCGACCATTGGCCCGCTCAGCCATCACTGCCCGCGCGGCTTCATCGCCATCGATCGCGTATTCCTGAAAAGCCACACCCTTGCGGGTCAGCAGCGCTTTCGCCCGAATGCAGAAGGGGCAAGCGCTCCAAGTGTAAATTTCGACGTTGGCCACAGATGCAGATCCTTTACTACAGCGATCGTAAGCACTTCGGCCTGTAATTCTGCCACTCCTGCTTTCACTGTGGTGACGCGATCGCCGGTCGAGGCAAAACAAAACCCCTGCGATCGCACGATCCACAGGGGCGAAGGAGAACTCAAAGATTGAGCGATCGCGGTCTACTCTTGCAGGATCTGCGGCACACGGAAGAAGTCGCCTTCTTGCTCCGGCGCAATGCTCAGCAATTCCTCGCGGTTATCGGCCAGTTGCGTTTCATCAGGCCGCGTCACATTGACCACCTCGATTGCCCGCGTGGTCGGCTGCACGTCATCCGTCGGCAGTTCGCTTAGCTGCTCGACGTACTCCAAGATGCTATTGAGCTGCGTCGTGAACTGCTGCTCTTCTTCGGGAGTGAGCGCCAAGCGAGCCAAGTGGGCAACTTTTTGGACTTGAGCCAGATCGATCGACATGGGCAGGCAGCTAGAAGTAAACGTCAACTTTAGAACGGCCAGTGGTTTTCAGCCAGTTCTGGGCTTCGATGTAGTTGTTTGGGGCAAGGCGAATCGCCTGCGTCCAATACTCTGCCGCTTGATCGTAGTGGCGTTCGGCTTCATCATCATTGCCTGCTTCCTCCGATCGCTGACCGAGGAAGTGGTGAATGACCGCAATGTTGTTGAGCGCCTGCGGCATCTTGGGATTCAAATCCAAGGCTTGCAGATAATGATCCAGCGCTGTTTGGTGATCGCCATTGCTGGTATGCACCAGCGCAATGTTGTAGAGGATAAAGCTGCGATCAATCGGATCTTCTTCGAGCGTCAGCGCCTCTTGATAGTTCTCCAGCGCCTCGGCGTATTCGCCATCGGCTTGGGCCGACATGCCATCACGGTAGTAGGCAAACGCTTCCTTAGACTTCCGGTTGGTCGGCAACACCTTGAGAATCAGGTCTGCCATCACCGTAAAAGACTTGTCGATGAAGTTGTCGTTGCGCTGGGTTCTCGGCATGGTGCCCGGGTCATCGAAGACTTACTCAGTGTAGTCTTCAACTCCAATCATCCTGATCCTTGTTACGGCCTTGATATATCCCACCGCGTTGATGGATTTCGCGGGTGCGCTCAAACAGGCTGGCCTCATCCAACTGCCAGCGCTGCAGCGCCTTTTCAAGGTCACGCTGGATGTCGCGAGCACCGGGGAAGCCTTGATAGCGAATTTTGAGGCGCGCCAGTTCACAGAGATTGAAGTCCGTCGCTTCACCGACCAACAGGCTATCGACCGTGGTGCGATCCGATCGCCAGAGAGGATGTTCCTGATCCTTGCCGCTGGATTCGCTCATGGCCAAGTCGTTGAAGGGGCTACGTCAGTCTGCATTGTCTGATAGTGAGTGCGATCGCTCTAAAACAACCAGCGATCGAAGCAATAGGCCAAGAACAGCAAGATGCTGACGATCGCAGCACCACCCAGTACCGAGATATGGCGATCGTGACTGTTATTGGCAGATAGCCAAGGTTTGAGCACTCGCGTCAATCGGGGGATGATTCCCCATTGCAGTAGCGCGATGCCGATCGCGTTCCCGATCAAAATCGTGCTAGCCCGTCCTAAGCCTTGTAGATGCGGCGTGATCAAGAGGTTAACCAGCAGCGAAGTCGGGTAAAGGGCTAGCAAAACGGTCAGGGCCATTTTCCAACTCGGTGGTTTGTGGAGGAGTTGAGTAAACCAAGGCGCAAAGCCTTGAATCAGCACTGTTTTGGAGTAGCTGGCAATTTCGGGCGGTAGTTTCGCCAGCATTTCAGCCCGTTGGGGGGAATCGAGCCATCGCTGTAGTGCTTCCGGATCCGCAAAATGCAGAACGGCGATCCAGTTGGGATTGCGATCGCTCTCGGGGGGATAAACATCCGTGCCTTGGTAGCCCTCAAACTGAGCGGCGGTCGCGGTGATAGCTTGCTGCCACGCCAAGTAGCAGTCCGCGTAGGGGGTCGGCACAGGGTGCACAATCACAGCTGAGGTTCGGGCCGTATTTACGTGCATCGACATTCGGCAACCTCGCAGCGTGGGAATTGATCGATAGACGCTGTTTGGGCTGGCTCCCTATGCTTAGGGAAAAGCCCCTTCTTTCCAGCCTATGCCCGCCACGATCGCCCAGCCCGTTGAGGCTAGCCCGACTTCTGTTCTGCTGGAAGTGGAGGGGATGAAATGTGCGGGCTGTGTGGCTGCCGTGGAGCAGCGCCTGCAGCAGGTGGATGGTGTCGAAGCAATCAGCGTCAACCTGATCACGCGGCTCGCCAAGGTCGATTACGATGCGGCGATCGCAGATCCAGACGCGTTGACTACGGCGATCGCAGGGCTGGGATTTAAGGCGCAGTTGCGGCAAGACGGTAACCCGCTGACTTTGCCAGTTGCTGAGATTCCGCCGTTGCAACAACAGCGCTTACAACTGGCGATCGCGGCGTTCCTGCTTGTGGTTTCGAGTTGGGGGCACCTCGGTCACTGGCTCGACCATCCTCTACCGGGCGCTGATCAGCTGTGGTTCCATGCGCTGTTGGCGACTTGGGCCTTGCTGGGTCCCGGGCGTGCCATTCTGCAAGCGGGTTGGCAGGGGCTTCGCTGCGGCGCGCCCAATATGAATAGCTTGGTGATGCTGGGGACAGGCAGCGCTTATCTGGCAAGTCTGACGGCATTAATTTGGCCACAGCTCGGCTGGGTCTGTTTTTTTGATGAGCCCGTGATGCTGCTGGGCTTCATTTTGCTAGGGCGAACCTTAGAAGAGCAGGCGCGGTTTCGCAGTCAGGCGGCTCTCCAAAAGCTCTTGGCTTTGCAACCAGAAACGACGCAGTTACTGACAGCTCCGAGTTCGATCGCGCCGGATGATCTCCTTGAAGCACCGGCTCAGACTTGGCTGGTGGCGCAACTCCGCAGCGGCGACTACGTGCAAGTGCTGCCCGGCGATCGCATTCCGGTTGATGGCTGTGTTGTCGCGGGGCAGAGCAGTCTGGATACGGCGATGCTGACTGGAGAATCGCTGCCCCAAGCTTGTCAGATCAGCGATCGCGTTTGCGCGGGGACGCTCAACCTCAGCCATCGTTTGGTGATTCGAGCAGAGCAAACCGGCGGCCAAACTCGACTGGCGGCGATCGTGCGCTGTGTGGCGGAGGCGCAACAACGAAAAGCGCCGGTGCAGCGGTTTGCTGATGCGATCGCGGGGCGCTTCGTCTATGGGGTCTGTGCGATCGCGGCGCTGACCTTTGGGTTCTGGTGGACACTGGGTAGCCGTTGGTGGCCGCAAGTTCTGCAGCAGCCTTTGCCAGGTTTGCTGATCCATGCGCCGCATCACGGCATGGAGATGGCCCACAACCACAGTCATTCTCCCTTGTTGCTAGCGCTGACTTTGGCAATCAGTGTATTGGTGGTGGCATGCCCCTGTGCACTGGGTTTAGCCACACCCACCGCAATTCTGGTAGCCACAGGACTCGCCGCTGAACAGGGCATTTTGGTGCGCGGTGGCGATGTACTGGAACAGTTGGCGCGGATCAAGCACTTTGTCTTTGACAAGACTGGAACCCTGACCCAAGGCCAATTTGAGCTGATCGAGATCCGACCGCTAGCGGATGTTGAGCCCAATCGCCTCTTGCAGTGGGCAGCAGCTTTGGAAGCCGATAGTCGTCATCCTCTCGCGATCGCGCTGCAAGCCGCTGCCCGATCCGCAAATTTACCCGCTCTGACCGCTAGCGATCGCCAACAAGTTCCGGGTCTAGGAGTCAGTGGTATTTGCGAAGGGCGATCGCTGCGCTTAGGGAGTCCTGCTTGGGTGCAGCTCACTGCTGAAAAGTTACCGACTGGTTCCACTGCCGCAACGCCAATTTTGCTGGCCGATGATCAGCAACTGCTCGGTTGTTTCTGGCTACAGGATCAACCGCGTCCCGAGGCGGCAGAAGTTGTCCAAGCCCTGCGATCGCGGGGTGCGACTGTACAAATTCTCAGTGGCGATCGCCAGACCACAACTGCGGCACTAGCCCAACAACTTGGGCTGGAAGCTAACAGTGTGGTGGCGGAAGTTTTACCTGAAGCCAAGGCAGAAGCGATCGCGACCCTCCAAGCAGATGGTGATGCAGTCGCGATGATCGGTGACGGTATCAACGACGCACCCGCTCTGGCAACAGCTGCCGTGGGGATTAGTCTGGCAGCCGGCAGCGACATTGCGCAGGACAGCGCGGGCTTACTGCTCAGCCGCGATCGCCTCGACAGTGTGCTGGTGGCTTGGGAACTCAGCCAAATGGGTCTGCGAACGATTCGCCAAAACCTGACTTGGGCACTGGGCTACAACTTGGTGATGCTGCCCCTAGCAGCGGGTGCTTTCCTGCCTGCCTACGGGCTAGCACTGACGCCCGCGATCGCAGGGGCTTGCATGGCGGTCAGCTCTCTCGCAGTTGTTAGTAACTCGCTGCTGCTGCGCTATTGGTTCCGGCGATCGCTCAACCATTCAGTTTCTGCCTGAATCCCCCAGAACGTTTCTAGCTCTGACTTGCCCCTCACCAGAGGTCAACACCAGCTAGTTTTACCCGTTGCGATCGCTTCTCCACCGATGAGTCCTACTCGAAATCTTGTTGCGGGGGGGGCTGGGGGAGTCGAGTCCCCCAGTGCGTGGGTGTGGGGGTGCGCAATCACCCCCACAGACAGAGGCTTTTGACCCTAAACCAATCCATCCCAAGCCGAATCTTCCCAACTAGCTTGCTGATTGCTGGATGACTGCTGTTCCAGACTGCGATCGCTCCATAAGGAAAACCGCCAGTCCCTTAGAAACCAGCGGTTTTAGACGCAGTAAGGAGGTATTGCTCGCCTAGCTTAGGTGCCCGGCGATCGCGGCCTCTACAAACTTAAGGAGGCGTTCAGGATCAAACGCTGACCAGACCACCAGCAGCTTGCAACCGAGCACGGGCCCGACGATAGGCTTGCGTGGCTTGAAACTTCCCTTGGCGATCGTCTTCTTTGACCGCTTTCAAGCGCTCATCCGCCTGACTGAAGGCAGCACGAGCTTCTTCAAGGTCGATCTTGTCGCCCCGCTCAGCAGCGTTGACCAACACCGTAACTTCGTTGTTTTCAACTTCAGCGAAGCCGCCCAGAACAGCGATCGAAAGCCATTCTTTGTCAGAGCGCACCCGCAACACACCAGTGTCTAGGGCAGAAAGCAACGGTGCGTGACCCGGCAAAATGCCGAGCTGCCCAGTGGTACTAGGCAGAATGACTTCTTGTGCAGGCGCGTCCCAAACCGTTCGGTCGGGAGCAATGACGCGGACAGTCAGGCTCATGGTCGCGGAGATTTAGGGACAAAAACAGCGAGTAGGGCTGCGATCGCAACCCCACTCTGTCAGTCAGCAATTAGGCTTCGGCTTTCAGCTTGGCGCCTTTTTGGATCGCTTCTTCGATATCGCCGACCAAGTAGAAGGCCTGCTCAGGCAGGTCATCCAACTCACCGTCGAGGATGCGATTGAAGCCTTTGATCGTGTCTTCCAGCTTCACGTATTTGCCGGGCGAACCGGTGAACACTTCCGCCACGAAGAAGGGTTGCGACAAGAACTTCTCGATTTTGCGAGCCCGTGCCACAGTCTGACGGTCTTCTTCTGACAGCTCATCCAAGCCCAAGATCGCGATGATGTCTTGCAGCTCTTTGTAGCGTTGCAGGGTCGACTGAACCGCCCGCGCCGTCCGATAGTGCTCTTCACCGACGATCGAGGGTTGCAGCATCGTCGAGGTCGAATCCAACGGGTCAACCGCCGGATAGATCCCTTTCGAAGCCAGACCCCGTGACAACACAGTGGTGGCGTCCAAGTGAGCAAAGGTGGTCGCCGGCGCGGGGTCAGTCAAGTCATCCGCAGGGACGTAGACTGCTTGGATCGAGGTGATCGAACCTTCGAGGGTCGAGGTAATCCGCTCTTGCAGCTGACCCACGTCGGTACCCAAGGTCGGCTGATAGCCCACTGCCGAAGGCATCCGGCCTAGCAGTGCCGACACTTCTGAACCGGCTTGCACGAAGCGGAAGATGTTGTCGATGAACAACAACACGTCTTGCTTGTTGACGTCACGGAAGTGCTCCGCCATGGTCAACGCCGACAGACCGACGCGCATCCGAGCACCCGGCGGCTCGTTCATCTGACCGTAGACCAAGGCCACTTTCGAGTTGGCGATATTTTTCTCGTCGATAACGCCGGACTCTTTGAACTCTTGGTAGAGGTCGTTCCCTTCGCGGGTACGCTCGCCCACACCGCCAAACACGGACACACCGCCGTGCTCTTTAGCAATGTTATTGATCAACTCTTGGATCAAGACGGTTTTGCCGACACCAGCACCACCGAACAGACCGATTTTGCCGCCCTGACGATAGGGAGCCAGCAAGTCGATCACCTTAATACCGGTTTCGAAGACCTTAGGCTTGGTTTCCAAGTCGGTCAGCTTCGGAGCATCGCGGTGAATCGGCGAGGTTGTCGAAGCGTTGACAGGACCCAGTTCGTCAACGGGCTCACCGAGGACGTTGAAGATACGGCCAAGGGTGGCTTCACCCACCGGCACGCTGATCGGAGCGCCAGTGTCGATCACTTCCAAGCCACGCACCAAGCCGTCAGTGGTGCTCATCGAAACGGCACGAACCTTGCGATCGCCCAGAAGCTGTTGCACTTCGCAGGTCACCGACAGTTCTTGACCGGCTTCATTTTTGCCCTTGATAACGAGGGCGTTGTAAATCTGCGGCAGTTTGCCCGCAGGGAACTCTACGTCGACGACAGGGCCGATGACCTGACGGATGTAGCCAATATTTGTCTTCTCAGTGGTGGTGACCATGCTTGCGCGTTTCCAGATGAGTGCTTCGCGAGCGCGACAACTGCAGGAGGGCGATTTTGCCACTGTCCAGCGTATCACCGAAGGTCGCACCTTCCCGCAGCAAGATCCCCATTGCTTTGCGGTTGTTTTGGGGATTGAGTTCGGGAACCCGTACTGAGCCCAAGTTGCTCTTCCTAGAAGGCGGCCCGTACATTAGCACTCAGGCACTGGGAGTGCTAATCCATGCGGATTATCCCGGTTGCCATCTCCCTGTGATGACGTTTATCCAAAACTATGGCAGCTGTATCTCTGAGTGTTTCGACCGTGACGCCCTTGGGCGATCGCGTTTTCGTGAAAGTCGCTGAAGCTGAAGAAAAAACCGCTGGCGGCATCATTCTGCCCGACAACGCTAAAGAGAAGCCCCAAGTCGGCGAAATCGTGGCAGTTGGCCCTGGCAAACGCAACGACGACGGCAGCCGCCAAGCGCCTGAAGTCAAAATCGGCGACAAAGTTCTCTACTCCAAGTACGCCGGTACCGACATCAAACTCGGCAACGACGACTATGTGTTGCTGTCCGAGAAAGACATCTTGGCCGTTGTTGCCTAGGCTTTCTTCCTTTCACTGCCCTTCAGGACATTCCTTAAGAGATCACCATGGCTAAACGGATCATTTACAACGAAAACGCCCGTCGCGCCCTTGAAAAAGGCATCGACATTCTGGCGGAAGCCGTTGCAGTCACCCTCGGCCCCAAAGGTCGCAACGTCGTTCTTGAGAAAAAATTCGGCGCACCGCAAATCATCAATGACGGTGTGACGATCGCCAAAGAAATCGAACTGGAAGACCACATCGAAAACACTGGTGTGGCGCTGATTCGTCAAGCCGCTTCCAAAACCAACGACGCAGCCGGTGACGGCACCACCACCGCAACCGTCTTGGCTCACGCTGTGGTCAAAGAAGGTCTGCGCAACGTGGCAGCTGGCGCCAACGCCATCCTGCTGAAGCGCGGGATCGACAAAGCCACCAACTTCTTGGTTGACCAAATCAAGTCCCACGCTCGTCCGGTCGAAGACTCCAAGTCGATCGCCCAAGTCGGTGCAATCTCGGCTGGCAACGACTTTGAAGTTGGCCAGATGATCGCCGATGCCATGGACAAAGTGGGCAAAGAAGGTGTCATCTCCTTGGAAGAAGGCAAATCGATGACCACCGAACTGGAGGTCACCGAAGGGATGCGTTTCGACAAGGGCTACATCTCGCCCTACTTCGCCACCGACACCGAGCGGATGGAAGCCGTCTTCGACGAGCCCTTCATCTTGATCACCGATAAGAAAATCGGTCTGGTCCAAGACTTGGTGCCCGTGCTCGAGCAAGTCGCTCGCGCTGGTCGTCCGCTGGTGATCATCGCTGAGGACATCGAGAAAGAAGCGCTGGCAACCTTGGTCGTCAACCGTCTGCGCGGTGTTCTGAACGTTGCTGCGGTCAAAGCACCTGGTTTTGGCGATCGCCGTAAAGCCATGCTGGAAGACATCGCTGTCTTGACCGGCGGTCAACTGATCACCGAAGACGCAGGTCTGAAACTGGACACCACCAAGATCGACCAGCTGGGTAAAGCCCGCCGGATCACGATCACCAAAGACAACACCACGATCGTGGCTGAAGGCAACGAAGCTGCTGTCAAAGCACGCGTTGACCAAATCCGTCGCCAAATCGAAGAAACTGAGTCGTCCTACGACAAAGAGAAGCTGCAAGAGCGTCTTGCCAAGCTCTCCGGTGGCGTTGCTGTCGTCAAAGTTGGCGCTGCAACCGAAACCGAAATGAAAGACCGCAAACTGCGTCTGGAAGATGCGATCAACGCCACCAAAGCGGCGGTTGAAGAAGGCATCGTTCCTGGCGGCGGCACCACCTTGGCGCACCTCGCTCCTCAACTGGAAGAGTGGGCAACTGCCAACCTCAGCGGTGAAGAGCTGACCGGTGCTCAGATTGTGGCTCGTGCCCTGACGGCTCCGCTGAAGCGGATTGCTGAAAACGCTGGCCTCAACGGCGCTGTGATTGCTGAGCGCGTCAAGTCGCTGCCCTTCGATGAAGGTTACGACGCGGCCAACAACCAATTCGTGAACATGTTCACGGCTGGTATCGTTGACCCCGCCAAAGTGACCCGTAGCGCCCTGCAAAACGCGGCTTCGATCGCAGCTATGGTGCTGACCACCGAGTGCATCGTGGTCGACAAGCCCGAACCGAAGGAAAA
The sequence above is a segment of the Synechococcus elongatus PCC 11801 genome. Coding sequences within it:
- the gshB gene encoding glutathione synthase; the protein is MKLAFLIDPIAALDPTHDSTVALMEAAQLRGHEVWFGEISDLSVHVGDPLGLLRPLKIEPVQWLGDRWQVASPWYTAGESERRSLHDFDAVFMRKDPPVTTAYLYATYLLDLVDPQKTRVVNSPEGLRHANEKMYALQFKSVVPRTLVSSNKAEIRAFLDELNAAVLKPLGGKAGEGILFLDPGDRNFNSLVEISTQQGQLPVMVQQYLPEAKDGDKRIILVNGEPLGAVNRVPTGREFRGNMAVGGRVEAVPITDRDREICAAVAPRLQRDGLFFVGIDVIGGYLTEVNVTSPTGIREIDRLNGVSIGDQTIAALESMLNRG
- the grxC gene encoding glutaredoxin 3 codes for the protein MANVEIYTWSACPFCIRAKALLTRKGVAFQEYAIDGDEAARAVMAERANGRRSLPQIFIDDQHIGGCDDLHALDRQGGLDPLLGLTA
- the gatC gene encoding Asp-tRNA(Asn)/Glu-tRNA(Gln) amidotransferase subunit GatC: MSIDLAQVQKVAHLARLALTPEEEQQFTTQLNSILEYVEQLSELPTDDVQPTTRAIEVVNVTRPDETQLADNREELLSIAPEQEGDFFRVPQILQE
- a CDS encoding photosystem I assembly protein Ycf3, whose translation is MPRTQRNDNFIDKSFTVMADLILKVLPTNRKSKEAFAYYRDGMSAQADGEYAEALENYQEALTLEEDPIDRSFILYNIALVHTSNGDHQTALDHYLQALDLNPKMPQALNNIAVIHHFLGQRSEEAGNDDEAERHYDQAAEYWTQAIRLAPNNYIEAQNWLKTTGRSKVDVYF
- a CDS encoding DUF3288 family protein, which gives rise to MSESSGKDQEHPLWRSDRTTVDSLLVGEATDFNLCELARLKIRYQGFPGARDIQRDLEKALQRWQLDEASLFERTREIHQRGGIYQGRNKDQDDWS
- a CDS encoding heavy metal translocating P-type ATPase — its product is MPATIAQPVEASPTSVLLEVEGMKCAGCVAAVEQRLQQVDGVEAISVNLITRLAKVDYDAAIADPDALTTAIAGLGFKAQLRQDGNPLTLPVAEIPPLQQQRLQLAIAAFLLVVSSWGHLGHWLDHPLPGADQLWFHALLATWALLGPGRAILQAGWQGLRCGAPNMNSLVMLGTGSAYLASLTALIWPQLGWVCFFDEPVMLLGFILLGRTLEEQARFRSQAALQKLLALQPETTQLLTAPSSIAPDDLLEAPAQTWLVAQLRSGDYVQVLPGDRIPVDGCVVAGQSSLDTAMLTGESLPQACQISDRVCAGTLNLSHRLVIRAEQTGGQTRLAAIVRCVAEAQQRKAPVQRFADAIAGRFVYGVCAIAALTFGFWWTLGSRWWPQVLQQPLPGLLIHAPHHGMEMAHNHSHSPLLLALTLAISVLVVACPCALGLATPTAILVATGLAAEQGILVRGGDVLEQLARIKHFVFDKTGTLTQGQFELIEIRPLADVEPNRLLQWAAALEADSRHPLAIALQAAARSANLPALTASDRQQVPGLGVSGICEGRSLRLGSPAWVQLTAEKLPTGSTAATPILLADDQQLLGCFWLQDQPRPEAAEVVQALRSRGATVQILSGDRQTTTAALAQQLGLEANSVVAEVLPEAKAEAIATLQADGDAVAMIGDGINDAPALATAAVGISLAAGSDIAQDSAGLLLSRDRLDSVLVAWELSQMGLRTIRQNLTWALGYNLVMLPLAAGAFLPAYGLALTPAIAGACMAVSSLAVVSNSLLLRYWFRRSLNHSVSA
- the atpC gene encoding ATP synthase F1 subunit epsilon; the protein is MSLTVRVIAPDRTVWDAPAQEVILPSTTGQLGILPGHAPLLSALDTGVLRVRSDKEWLSIAVLGGFAEVENNEVTVLVNAAERGDKIDLEEARAAFSQADERLKAVKEDDRQGKFQATQAYRRARARLQAAGGLVSV
- the atpD gene encoding F0F1 ATP synthase subunit beta; translated protein: MVTTTEKTNIGYIRQVIGPVVDVEFPAGKLPQIYNALVIKGKNEAGQELSVTCEVQQLLGDRKVRAVSMSTTDGLVRGLEVIDTGAPISVPVGEATLGRIFNVLGEPVDELGPVNASTTSPIHRDAPKLTDLETKPKVFETGIKVIDLLAPYRQGGKIGLFGGAGVGKTVLIQELINNIAKEHGGVSVFGGVGERTREGNDLYQEFKESGVIDEKNIANSKVALVYGQMNEPPGARMRVGLSALTMAEHFRDVNKQDVLLFIDNIFRFVQAGSEVSALLGRMPSAVGYQPTLGTDVGQLQERITSTLEGSITSIQAVYVPADDLTDPAPATTFAHLDATTVLSRGLASKGIYPAVDPLDSTSTMLQPSIVGEEHYRTARAVQSTLQRYKELQDIIAILGLDELSEEDRQTVARARKIEKFLSQPFFVAEVFTGSPGKYVKLEDTIKGFNRILDGELDDLPEQAFYLVGDIEEAIQKGAKLKAEA
- the groES gene encoding co-chaperone GroES, which produces MAAVSLSVSTVTPLGDRVFVKVAEAEEKTAGGIILPDNAKEKPQVGEIVAVGPGKRNDDGSRQAPEVKIGDKVLYSKYAGTDIKLGNDDYVLLSEKDILAVVA
- the groL gene encoding chaperonin GroEL (60 kDa chaperone family; promotes refolding of misfolded polypeptides especially under stressful conditions; forms two stacked rings of heptamers to form a barrel-shaped 14mer; ends can be capped by GroES; misfolded proteins enter the barrel where they are refolded when GroES binds) yields the protein MAKRIIYNENARRALEKGIDILAEAVAVTLGPKGRNVVLEKKFGAPQIINDGVTIAKEIELEDHIENTGVALIRQAASKTNDAAGDGTTTATVLAHAVVKEGLRNVAAGANAILLKRGIDKATNFLVDQIKSHARPVEDSKSIAQVGAISAGNDFEVGQMIADAMDKVGKEGVISLEEGKSMTTELEVTEGMRFDKGYISPYFATDTERMEAVFDEPFILITDKKIGLVQDLVPVLEQVARAGRPLVIIAEDIEKEALATLVVNRLRGVLNVAAVKAPGFGDRRKAMLEDIAVLTGGQLITEDAGLKLDTTKIDQLGKARRITITKDNTTIVAEGNEAAVKARVDQIRRQIEETESSYDKEKLQERLAKLSGGVAVVKVGAATETEMKDRKLRLEDAINATKAAVEEGIVPGGGTTLAHLAPQLEEWATANLSGEELTGAQIVARALTAPLKRIAENAGLNGAVIAERVKSLPFDEGYDAANNQFVNMFTAGIVDPAKVTRSALQNAASIAAMVLTTECIVVDKPEPKEKAPAGAGGGMGDFDY